The following are encoded together in the Brassica napus cultivar Da-Ae chromosome A9, Da-Ae, whole genome shotgun sequence genome:
- the LOC106359438 gene encoding putative auxin response factor 21, producing the protein MANNQTMNAQPKFRGTEGVNRYLYDQLWKLCAGPLFDLPKIGEEVYYFPQGNIEQLVASANDNLCQLKPIFDISSRIHCNVISIKLKVETNTDEVYAKVSLLPCSPEVEITFPNDNNEQNIKYFTKVLTASDIGPHGDFILFKKDAIECLPPLDMSQLIPSQEIVAKDLHDHVWKFKHTFRGTPKRHLFTSGWKEFVKGKSLAVGDSFVFLRYIHFVILYLLCFLIFCILSIFCSRGENGESRVGIRKTSHQQSDMSSSVISKESMHHGFIASASNAIHTKCMFDVFYKPKSSKFIVNCDKFLDAVNMKFNTSSRFTMKFEGHDFNEIIYSGTIVKMEDFSIYWKGSEWRNLQVQWDEAATIPRPNKVSLWEIEPLIPSSNILKSVIQNNKRQREINEFGPIISKPDYNDQMVQSTKENSTTNASSSFRLFGVDLTASSKARDVLEPLESYQKNKTSEIFEEENLDQTQAVTSLTEIQRKELSFTTSSTKVHMEGVTRTVDLTVFDGYNHMIVELEKLFNIEGKLHMHSQWKLTFKDHEGDMMLVGDDPWP; encoded by the exons ATGGCGAATAACCAAACTATGAATGCACAGCCTAAATTTCGAg gAACTGAGGGTGTCAATAGATATTTGTATGATCAGTTATGGAAGTTATGTGCTGGACCTTTGTTTGATCTCCCAAAAATTGGAGAAGAAGTTTATTATTTTCCTCAAGGAAACATAGAGCAG CTTGTAGCATCAGCAAATGACAACTTGTGCCAATTAAAACcaatttttgatatttcttcAAGAATTCATTGTAATGTTATTAGTATCAAGCTTAAG GTGGAGACCAATACAGATGAAGTTTATGCAAAAGTTTCGTTGTTGCCATGTTCACCT gAAGTTGAGATCACGTTTCCTAATGACAACAATGaacaaaacattaaatattttactaaggTGTTAACTGCTTCGGATATCGGCCCACATGGTGattttatcttatttaaaaaagatgCCATTGAATGTCTTCCTCCATTG GATATGTCACAGCTAATACCGAGTCAAGAGATAGTTGCTAAAGATCTCCATGATCATGTCTGGAAATTTAAACACACTTTTAGAG GTACACCAAAAAGACACCTTTTCACATCTGGTTGGAAAGAGTTTGTAAAAGGAAAAAGTTTGGCCGTTGGAGACTCTTTTGTATTCCTTAGGTATATACATTTTGTCATTTTATATCTCCTTTGtttcttaatattttgtattttaagtATATTTTGTTCAAGAGGAGAGAATGGGGAATCACGAGTTGGAATTAGAAAAACATCTCATCAACAAAGCGACATGTCATCATCTGTAATTTCAAAAGAGAGTATGCACCATGGTTTCATTGCTTCTGCATCGAATGCTATTCACACCAAATGTATGTTCGATGTGTTTTATAAGCCAAA GTCGAGCAAATTCATTGTCAACTGCGACAAATTCTTAGATGCAGTGAACATGAAGTTCAATACAAGTTCAAGATTTACTATGAAGTTTGAAGGACATGATTTCAATGAAATAAT aTATTCTGGGACAATAGTAAAAATGGAAGATTTCTCCATTTATTGGAAGGGTTCAGAATGGCGAAACCTACAA GTACAGTGGGATGAAGCTGCAACAATTCCAAGACCTAATAAGGTCTCTCTATGGGAGATCGAGCCTTTAATACCTTCATCAAACATTCTCAAGTCAgttattcaaaataacaaacgCCAACGCGAAATAAACGAATTTG GTCCTATTATTTCCAAACCAGATTACAATGACCAAATGGTCCagtcaacaaaagaaaattcaacCACCAATGCATCTAGTAGCTTCAGATTGTTTGGAGTTGATCTAACGGCTTCTAGCAAAGCAAGAGATGTTTTGGAACCACTCGAATCATACCAAAAGAATAAAACTTCTGAAATCTTTGAAGAAGAAAATCTTGATCAAACTCAAGCAGTGACATCACTAACAGAAATCCAAAGGAAGGAACTAAGTTTTACTACAAGTAGTACTAAG GTTCACATGGAAGGTGTTACTAGAACTGTGGATTTAACTGTTTTTGATGGATACAATCACATGATCGTTGAACTAGAAAAACTCTTTAATATCGAAGGCAAGTTGCATATGCACAGTCAATGGAAACTAACTTTTAAAGATCATGAAGGAGATATGATGCTTGTTGGAGACGATCCATGGCCGTAA